A region of the Pseudomonas sp. J452 genome:
CTCCTCGCAGGTGAGGAAAGTGCCCCAGGGCGTGACGCCGGTGGCGCAGTTGTTCAGGGTGCCGAACACCTCCAGGCCGCTCGGATCGCTGGCGGTCTTCATGGCGTCGAGCCCGGCCAGCGGGCCGGCGATACGCATGGGAGTGAGCATGCTGATGCGACGGTTGTAGGGCGAATCCATTACCCGTTGCCACTGGCCGTCGGCGCCTTTTTTCACCTCGATCACCGAGACGCCGTGGGCGGCCTGTTCCTTGCGCACCTCGGCCAGCGGCCGCGGCTTGGACTGGTCGATCTGCCCGGACGGGTGCAGCGGCGGGTTGACGTATTCGTGGTTCATCACCAGCAGGCCGCGCTCGGTCTCGCCGGGGAAGGCGAAGAAGTCCATGCCGTCGTGGTTGTCGCCGGCCTGCTTGAGCTGGGCCTGCCAGTCGTCGCTGGCGTCCGGGTTCCAGACCGGGGCGCCGGGTTCCACCGGATCGCCCCAGGAGAAGAACGGCACGGCGCGGTAACCCTCGGCCACCAGCACGCGGTCGAACTGCGGGTCGATCTGCACCGGCACGCCCTGGAAGCCGAGCAGCGGGCTGGCGCCGGCCTTGCTGCAGGCGCTGATGCCGCCGGCGAAGAAGCCGAGGGCGGCGAGGCTCAGGCCGCCCTTGAGCACGTTGCGCCGCGCCGGGTTGACCAACTCGGCCAGCGGCGGGTTGGCGCTGGGGTTGATGGCGATGTCGTCGTGGGCTTCCAGGCTGGCGTGGAAGTGGCTGTGCTCGTGGCTCATCACGGGGTCTCGATCTTGACGGGTGTGGGGGTTGTCCCGGATTGCATCCGGGCTACGGATTGGTGTTGCCTGCTGCCCTCTCCCCGGCCCTCTCCCATAAATGGGAGAGGGGGTGGTCCGAGAGCAGGTCGGGGTTTATTCGATGCGGTAGTGGAAGGTGTTCTTCACCCCTTCAACGGCCACCGCCTGGCCATCGACGATGCGCGGCTGATAGCGGAAGGTCTTGGCCGCCGTCAGCGAGGGGCGGACGAACAGCGGGTGGCAGTCACCGACCACCTGCGGGCTCTCTACCCGTCCTTGCGGGTTGACCCGGTAGCTGACGGTGCAGTCGCCCTGGATGCCCTTGTCCAGGGCGCGCTCCGGGTAGTCCGGAGCGTCCTTGGCAATCGGCAGGTACTGGCGGCTGGCCGCCGCGGCTTCGGCCTGGCGGGCGCGCTCGGCGGCCTGGGCCTGCTGCTCGGCCAGGCGTTGCTGTTGCTGCTGGACTTGCGCCTCGACTTCGCGACGCTGCTGCTCCAGCCGTTGCTGCTCGATGCGCTGCTGTTCCTGGCGCTGCTCTGTGCGTTTCTGTTCCTCGACCCGTTTGCGCGCCAAGGCGGCCTGCTCCAGCTCCAGCTTCTGCTGCTGCAGACGCGGATCGGGCTTGGGCGCTTCCACCGGCTTGACCAGCTGCTCCGGCAGGGGCGGAGCGGGTGGCACAACCACCTCGGGCTGCGGCGGCGCGGGTGGGGCCGGCGGCGCCAGGCTGATCAGGCGAGTAGTCAGGGTGCGCACCTGGGGTGGCTCGGGCGTAGTGTCCGGCCAGTGAAACAGCAGCAGGCCCAGCACCAGCCCATGCAGCCCCACGGCCACCACGGCCGCACCGGCATTGCGCAACCAGGCGGCGCTGGGCAGTGGCGGCAGAGCCAGGCTGGGCGCGGGCATCAGCGCGCTGTTCATTGCGGCGCCTCGGTGATCAGGCCGAGGTTGCTCACCCCGCCCTGCTGCAGCGCGGCCATGC
Encoded here:
- a CDS encoding energy transducer TonB, whose product is MNSALMPAPSLALPPLPSAAWLRNAGAAVVAVGLHGLVLGLLLFHWPDTTPEPPQVRTLTTRLISLAPPAPPAPPQPEVVVPPAPPLPEQLVKPVEAPKPDPRLQQQKLELEQAALARKRVEEQKRTEQRQEQQRIEQQRLEQQRREVEAQVQQQQQRLAEQQAQAAERARQAEAAAASRQYLPIAKDAPDYPERALDKGIQGDCTVSYRVNPQGRVESPQVVGDCHPLFVRPSLTAAKTFRYQPRIVDGQAVAVEGVKNTFHYRIE